In the Streptomyces sp. NBC_00525 genome, one interval contains:
- a CDS encoding hemerythrin domain-containing protein: MCHYCGCREIPLIKEFIAEHESVTDTAGAALRALDNGDQARVAELVARMARELVAHWRGEERGLFAVMGEDPEYADYIDALVAEHRELGAFLRRIDLDRAEDVVRLREAVAELYHHIAKEEDGLFPASLTALTGEEWNRSMAAWREAHPAD, encoded by the coding sequence ATGTGCCACTACTGCGGCTGCCGTGAGATTCCGCTGATCAAGGAGTTCATCGCGGAGCACGAGTCCGTCACCGATACGGCGGGCGCGGCGCTGCGCGCCCTGGACAACGGCGACCAGGCCCGCGTCGCGGAGCTGGTGGCCCGGATGGCACGGGAGCTGGTCGCCCACTGGCGGGGCGAGGAGCGGGGCCTGTTCGCGGTGATGGGCGAGGACCCGGAGTACGCGGACTACATCGACGCGCTCGTCGCCGAGCACCGCGAACTCGGCGCGTTCCTCCGCCGGATCGACCTGGACCGCGCCGAGGACGTCGTACGGCTGCGCGAGGCGGTGGCCGAGCTGTACCACCACATCGCGAAGGAGGAGGACGGTCTGTTTCCGGCCTCGCTCACGGCGCTGACGGGCGAGGAGTGGAACCGGTCGATGGCGGCGTGGCGCGAGGCGCATCCGGCTGATTGA